The genomic region CTGCATCATTGGCCTTTTTTCTAGTAACCGTAGTTGCATTTGGTGAAACAACATTCTGTCAAATAGGAGATAACTTAGCTCTTAGGACACATTTCAGCCCAGAGCCCCAGACAGAGGATTATAGGAGCCAAGCTAATTGCACTTGTCAACAAAGACCTCGGTTGTTATATGACATTACATTGCACCTGCATTTCCATTAACTGAATGTCTTTCCTAATTAATGACAGGAAAAGTGTGGTCATAATTTTCTTGTTGGTATTCAAGTACTCAATGTGCACCAGTATTATAACTATGATTCCAAGTAGCAAAATATGTTGTGCATGTTCTAGTGTTTCTTTTTGCTGATCTTTTGTTGTCAATGCTTTCCAGGAATATATAGGAACAATGGTTACTTGATGGTTTCGTGCAATGGTGGGCTTAACCAAATGCGAGCTGCAGTAAGCAACTGGAAAACCCTTGTTTGTATTGATTCGTCGGTTTTCTTTACAACGTCTGACTCTTAACACTAGCTTCTGGACTTCCCTACTTTTATTTTATCAGATATGTGACATGGTTGTAATTGCAAGATATTTGAATGTGACTTTAGTCGTGCCAGAGTTGGATAAAACTTCATTTTGGAACGATCCAAGGTGCTGTTTGGCGACTTCAAATTGCCTTTTGAACTATTACTGGGACTTGTGTTTATGTAAGGGAAGCTAACTGCTGCAGTCCGTTCTATCCTGCAGTGAGTTCCAAGATATATTTGATGTTGAGCACTTTATAACCTCATTACGAGGTGAAGTTCGCATTCTGAGAGAATTACCTCCAAGGGTAAAGAGAAGAGTTGAACTTGGAATGTTTCACTCCATGCCTCCAATTAGTTGGTCTGATATCTCCTACTATCAAAATCAGGTAAGTAGCATCGTATTTTATGCCAAGACTAGTCTATATTGCAGAATTTACTGTATAAACTGACACTTGGTTTATTTTAAATCAGATTCTTCCTTTGATTCGTAAGTACAAGGTTCTCCATTTGAATAGAACTGATGCTAGGCTAGCAAACAATGGTTTACCAATAGAAATTCAGAAACTTCGATGCCGAGTAAATTATGCCTCCCTCAAATTTACCCCACAAATTGAAGAGTTGGGCAAGAGAGTAATTAGAATTCTTCGCCAAAATGGACCTTTCTTGGTACTTCATTTACGGTATGAAATGGATATGTTGGCTTTCTCTGGCTGTACACAAGGTTGCAGTACTGAAGAGGCAGAAGAACTCACAAGAATGAGGTGAAATTTTGGAATTGTGCCTTTAACCTAGAGTGAAATTTCCTCTACTTATTTCTTCTGTTGAAGTGACATGCTCCAAACTGCTCTTGGCTTCAGGTATGCTTATCCATGGTGGAAAGAAAAAGTGATTGACTCAGACTTGAAAAGAAAAGATGGCCTTTGCCCATTGACGCCTGAGGAGACTGCTCTTGTCCTCAGAGCACTTGACATCGATAGAAGTATGCAAATATACATTGCTGCTGGGGAAATATACGGTGGAAAGCGCAGGatggcttctctaacttcagcataCCCGAATGTTGTATGTGCACAAATATATTATGCATCTATTGTAGTGTACTTGTTATACAGTACTCttccatctctccttttttccttgCTGATGTCTTGCTACAACCGTTGTCTGTAGGTGAGGAAGGAGACACTTCTGGAACCTTCTGATCTGATGTTCTTCCAGAACCATTCATCACAAATGGCAGCACTTGATTACTTAGTATCCTTAGAAAGTGATATATTTGTTCCAACATATGATGGAAACATGGCTAAAGTCGTTGAGGGTCATCGGAGGTTTGCACTATTCCACTTTgtcatatacaatttatattatgCGTATCAGCATATGCAGTTTCGACATACCAGGCAGCATGCTAATCGTATTTTCATAATTGTTTTTCTGGGTGTCGCATTATTGATGTCTGTAAAAAGATGAACTGTTAAAGTTTTAAAGCTCATTAATGATGTTGCCTTCAACCGCCATCAATTCTTCACTACTAACATTGTTGATTCAAGATTTGCATAATTGAGTTTGGATGCAGCTTAGACTTAGAGACGCTAGAACTTTATCTTTCCCTTTTTTTCCAAGACTGAAATCTTGGAATATATTCATGGGTTTATTAGTGACTAGAGATTACATATCTTATTTTTGTAAGTTTAAAGTAGTGCATTTATTTCTTGTAATTCCACACTAATAGCTGTAGGGATTTTTCATAATTCCATCATGCTTTCTACTACATTCTGCAAAGCTGTGGAGTTTTTTTTTATTTGTAGTAATTACTTGTATTCTTTCATTTTCTATTTCTAGATTCATGGGTTACAAGAAGACCGTCTTGTTAGACCGAAAACTCATTGTTGAGCTAGTGGACCGGTACACAAATGGTTCTCTGCTGTGGGATGAGTTCTCTTCACTGATCAAGGTTGCCCATGCAAAGCGGATGGGATCAGCTTCAAAGAGGATGGTGATTCCTGACAGACCCAAGGAAGAGGACTATTTCTATGCCAATCCCCAAGAATGCCTCCAGGATCGTGATTTTTTGCAAACATCATAATATCCTTTCATGTCTATATACCATGTTCACATTATACCATTCTTCTGCAAACAACACAACTGAACCCAAAAGCAATATTTTGGAGCCAGAAAGGCGACTCGGCTTCTGTCGAGTCATAGATGAGGCCGATCTGTAAActtgagggagggagggagggaaggaGAAAGGCTGAAAGGGGGTGGGTGGGGGTGGATTTAGTTGGTAAATACACATTATAGAATGGAGGGGGATTTGTTCATtccaaaataaaaaaaagagagaTGGGCTTGTATAGATGGTGATAGAATTACCGCTAAGAAGAATGTAACTTAGATGCAGCTGGGTCTGGGTTCCTGCATCTGGTCTTGCGTTGTGTAACATAGCAGTTGTTCTTGGACAGCCGCCCCCATTGTCCCCACCGGCGAAATTTTGGCAACCATGTAGAAAGATGTATACACTTTTTATTGTATCGATACAACCTGTATTATATATGTAAATTGTGCAGAATGTTTGTACCACTTGCACATTTTATAATGTGGTTAGTACATTGAATTCCTTCACGGAGGGTGCTTGTTGACATCTGAGTTCGTGATCTACGGGCCAAAGCATTGGTGAAAGTGTTTCTGTCGGTACTGATGATTTCTTCATGTGGGCTGGGCAAAAACAACGCAGAGCGTTTTATCAGTTTGCATGTGTCCGTTGGCATTGTGCCAATGCCAACGTACTTTTATTTCACCATTGGCAGCTTTGTCAGCTGTTCAGTTATCACTTGTCAATTGTCGTAGTGACACAATGCCAATATAAAAGTACTTTTATGCTGTCTCGAGTTTCGATCCATATATTAGACTAGTTAGATGACCGTGTGTTGCAACGGCATGTGAAATATTCGATAAAATATTAatgcacaatgattacataaaaaCAAACACTATATATATTATCGACCTTAATATCTAAAAGTTATTTAGCAACAAACAATACATAACTGAACTAATATAAATCAAATTATATTACAATGCAAATATAGTATAACTGTACATAACACAAGATTGTAAACATCACAATATTGTCTCATGTAATGATAAAATGTACAACAAAAGCTTAAAAAGGTGAGCACATATAACACCTGACATAATAATATAAAGATGATGTTCGAACAGTCAACAAACCAGTATGTTAAGACCATATATTACATAGCACAACAATAGTTTGTTAGCATGAAACTTCACAAACATCACTTAGGGTGCCGCCACAAAAGCAAACAAAGTGCAGTAAACACATTTGACACATCTAGGAAGGACCAAATTACACTTTTTGGGTGCAAACCGTCGCTTAAATATAGGTAGAATGGAATAGTCAGTTTGATCCATATATGTGAATATTTTGACTTGACTGGTAGATGGTGCCAAAAAAGGAACAAGCTTTATGTTCTCTGATGCTCGAGTATTACCAAGTCCAGTGCGGCTCGCCTTCCTCTGGTTGAAGTAGTAGCGATGCAGCACCTCCTGAGCTTCTCACTCGCTTGCTCACCCCTTTCACGTCCTTCGGTTCGGTGCTTCGCCTCCCCATCGCACGATGGCATGCGACATCCAATGGGGAGGAACACAACTTGGTCAGAGGCTTGGGGCGGACCTCCATGTGGAACCTTGGGCGACTGCGCCATCTGGTGTGAGCTTAATGCCGCAGTCGTCGCATCCAGGTAAGACGCTAGAGTGGTGGTCGTGGGATGGTGGTGGGGGCGGTGGATGCCGCAAACATCCACATCGTGTGGATCGAGTCTTCCGATAGGATATTTGTTGAGGCGCAAAGATACAATGCTACAACAAACAAAAATATTTAGAAAAGAATCTTGAAATGAATAAGTAGGTACATAATGTATGAAATGCTCCAACTCCACACAAGAAGCACATCCAGTTCTTAGGATAAATCCATAGATTTTGCTTGTTACAGATCACAACAAAAATGGCTGCTGCCCATCAAGTAAGATGTGTTTGTTTTAGACAAAACAGTCTCACGTCTACTTCTTTATAGTGTCTAATGAATAACCTGACTATTGGTTTATAAACACATGAACAAAAGGGATCAAAGACTACTGGTGCCTTCATCTTGACAGCGAGCCATAACCCAGGTGGTCTTAAGGAGGCACCGACTTTACTGATTGAAAAGTTCATAAACTATATgaacatttttgaactaaacacAAAATCATGTCTATTTCTAAAGCAACACAATATAAATCTGTTCAAAGGCTGCGAAATGGTGAACTCAAGTTGTCCAGGAATCCACCTTCGCAAGCTTGATCTTTTCCTGGAATTCGTGGAGGCGGGTGCTGAGGCAACCGAAGTGGTTGATGTTCTGCTGGTCTTCCAACGTTACCCGTGTCTCGTGTCGTTGCCTGTGGAGTGGAACCAATCCCCTAGCCTTCTTATTGCATGCACACAAACACCCAACATTCTTATCACCTGCAGTTACAGATCATAACAAAAATGGTTGTTGCCAAAGGAGTAAGACGTGATTGGGTTGGATAAAATAGTCTCATGTCCATTTCAAGCTGCAAGATGAATGCAATAGGCGTATGCAAATTGAAGCAAATCTTCTCATGACAGAGAGTCTGCATTCCCAGTTGCAAGAAGAAATGAAAACATTGACACAAGATTTTGACAGATCAACAAAGAAGCTTAGTGAGTTAGAAAATAATAGATAGACCTGGAAAGCACAATGAAAGAACTCAAACTTGTAAACATTGAAAATGCTACCCTTCATGAGAACCATCAGTCCTTAGCAAGAATATCGGACCATGAATCTGAAATCATGACCTTGAAAACAGAACAAGAGAATGTTGAAAGGAAAGTTCACATGATAGAGTAAGAACTCATATATACGAAAGAATGGAAGGATAACCTCCAAATTAGACTACAATGTGAAACTCAAAAATGGGTTGAAGGTGAAGCATCTCTTCTTATGATGACAAGTCTTCATTCCAAGTCACAAAATGAAGTGTGAGGGTTGGCACTGGAACTCAAGAAGTTGAATGGTAATTTAAGATAGGTGGAGAACAGTAAGGTTGATCTTGATAACATCATAATTGTTTCAAGGCCATGGTTTTATGATAaaatgcatgcatgcatatgcCTTGACTATGCTAATTTCCAAAACAAAACAATAAACCGAATTTAGCAAATAAAAGAAACTGAAGCTTGAAGATCCCCTGTATCTTGATCATCAGTTCCTCACTAAAGCTTTCCAATCAACCTAACATGTAAGGATTTatctattacagacccaacttagACAAAGGTTGGTTGTTAAGTCATCTGTGCATTAGTTAGGAACCATTCAAGGAGAAGACGTGAAACTAATCACCCTAAG from Zea mays cultivar B73 chromosome 6, Zm-B73-REFERENCE-NAM-5.0, whole genome shotgun sequence harbors:
- the LOC100304383 gene encoding Rhamnogalacturonan I rhamnosyltransferase 1-like is translated as MGWKVKSSPAAAPGDKLRFPPSSAARSRMKLWLVPATTTVLLWTCVLQLTAVGDTWGPRVLKGWPSCLTPHEEASAARPHPLAVDKAALALPPKRIYRNNGYLMVSCNGGLNQMRAAICDMVVIARYLNVTLVVPELDKTSFWNDPSEFQDIFDVEHFITSLRGEVRILRELPPRVKRRVELGMFHSMPPISWSDISYYQNQILPLIRKYKVLHLNRTDARLANNGLPIEIQKLRCRVNYASLKFTPQIEELGKRVIRILRQNGPFLVLHLRYEMDMLAFSGCTQGCSTEEAEELTRMRYAYPWWKEKVIDSDLKRKDGLCPLTPEETALVLRALDIDRSMQIYIAAGEIYGGKRRMASLTSAYPNVVRKETLLEPSDLMFFQNHSSQMAALDYLVSLESDIFVPTYDGNMAKVVEGHRRFMGYKKTVLLDRKLIVELVDRYTNGSLLWDEFSSLIKVAHAKRMGSASKRMVIPDRPKEEDYFYANPQECLQDRDFLQTS